The Nitrospirota bacterium genome has a segment encoding these proteins:
- the asnB gene encoding asparagine synthase (glutamine-hydrolyzing): MSGIAGILHRDGQPVNRADLWRLTDCLAHRGPDGHGHWINGPVGLGHVLLQTTPESSHERQPWSDESGRLCLTLDGRVDNRDELQGALEGAGATFRNETDAELVLRAYECWGEGCAKRIIGDFAFAIWDEPSQRLFCARDHIGIRPFYYFLSGRLFLFGSEPHLILRHPDVHPEPNEGMIGEYLANQVTSQEETLFRGVLRLPPAHYLIVTPRSVRKTRYWDADPSNELHYRADAEYAEHFLSVFGEAVRCRLRSRTPVGADLSGGLDSSSVVGLVQSLVRRGAVLDKGFEAFSLVFPGTACDESPYIDAVVERWGLRANKLLPEFADADAIALQIRRHLDFPDYPNQTMSNPLSALAREKGIAVVLTGIGGDDWLGSGFPPHADLLRSGRWLALIRQLRQDPQGLGLMQNLQELLAIVLPAWVLRPYRWAVRRDGLPPWIDGGFARRVDLADRLRAPSPAGPFTSYAQRDIFLSLRSGEHTLSCELVDRSAARFGLENRHPFNDRRFIEFVLSLPQTQRQRDGRIKFIMRQAMRDLLPDLVRERQTKAEFSPVFLRAFETLGGRQFFASLSAVTQGWVCKETVCRMYEETLRASADDEGIPHVWPLWMIAGMDLWGNAALKEPIGRMPPVRPYRETAVSLASSPSFELEWTRQH, encoded by the coding sequence ATGAGCGGAATCGCCGGAATCCTCCATCGTGACGGCCAGCCGGTCAATCGGGCGGACCTATGGCGTCTGACGGACTGCCTCGCCCATCGCGGCCCGGACGGGCACGGTCACTGGATCAACGGCCCCGTTGGGCTGGGTCACGTGCTGCTCCAGACCACGCCGGAATCGTCTCATGAGCGGCAACCCTGGTCCGACGAGTCGGGGCGCCTCTGCCTGACCCTTGATGGACGGGTGGACAATCGGGACGAACTCCAGGGCGCACTCGAGGGAGCCGGCGCCACCTTCCGAAACGAGACCGACGCCGAGTTGGTCCTGCGCGCCTACGAATGCTGGGGGGAGGGCTGCGCCAAGCGGATCATCGGGGACTTCGCTTTTGCCATCTGGGATGAGCCGAGCCAGCGCCTGTTCTGCGCACGGGACCACATCGGCATCAGGCCCTTCTATTATTTCCTGTCCGGTCGGCTCTTCCTGTTCGGCTCGGAGCCGCACCTCATCCTCCGGCATCCCGACGTCCACCCAGAGCCCAACGAGGGGATGATCGGCGAGTATCTGGCCAACCAGGTGACCAGCCAGGAGGAGACGCTGTTTCGCGGAGTTCTCCGCCTCCCGCCAGCCCATTATCTCATCGTGACTCCCCGTTCGGTCCGCAAAACTCGCTACTGGGACGCCGACCCTTCGAACGAGCTGCATTACCGCGCCGACGCCGAGTACGCGGAGCACTTCCTGTCCGTCTTCGGCGAAGCGGTGCGGTGCAGGCTCCGCAGTCGCACCCCGGTCGGCGCCGATCTGAGCGGCGGGCTCGATTCGTCCTCCGTCGTCGGCTTGGTGCAATCGTTGGTCCGCCGAGGCGCTGTCCTCGACAAGGGCTTTGAGGCCTTTTCGCTGGTCTTTCCAGGGACGGCCTGCGACGAGAGCCCCTATATTGATGCCGTCGTCGAGCGGTGGGGACTCCGCGCGAATAAACTTCTGCCGGAATTTGCGGATGCAGACGCGATCGCTCTACAGATTCGCCGTCACCTGGATTTTCCGGACTATCCCAACCAGACCATGTCCAACCCCCTGTCGGCACTCGCCCGTGAGAAGGGGATCGCGGTCGTACTGACGGGGATCGGCGGCGACGACTGGCTGGGCTCTGGATTCCCCCCCCACGCGGATCTGCTCCGCTCGGGGCGCTGGCTCGCATTGATCCGACAGCTTCGGCAGGACCCTCAAGGGCTCGGGCTGATGCAGAACCTCCAAGAGTTGCTTGCGATCGTCCTTCCCGCCTGGGTGCTGCGCCCGTATAGATGGGCGGTTCGCCGCGACGGCCTGCCTCCCTGGATCGACGGCGGGTTCGCACGCCGCGTTGACTTGGCCGACCGGCTCCGCGCCCCATCGCCGGCCGGCCCCTTCACCAGCTATGCCCAGCGGGACATCTTCCTCTCGCTCCGGAGCGGAGAGCACACACTGTCCTGTGAATTGGTTGACCGTTCGGCCGCCAGGTTTGGCCTTGAGAATCGCCATCCCTTCAACGATCGGCGCTTCATCGAGTTCGTCTTGTCCCTGCCCCAGACGCAGCGGCAGCGGGACGGCCGGATCAAGTTCATCATGCGACAGGCCATGCGAGACTTGCTGCCCGACCTCGTGCGTGAGCGTCAGACCAAGGCGGAATTTTCACCGGTCTTCCTGCGCGCCTTCGAGACCCTGGGAGGCCGGCAGTTCTTTGCGTCCCTTTCCGCTGTGACGCAAGGATGGGTGTGCAAGGAGACGGTTTGCCGGATGTACGAAGAGACGCTCCGCGCCTCAGCCGACGACGAGGGGATTCCGCACGTCTGGCCCCTGTGGATGATCGCCGGCATGGATCTCTGGGGCAACGCCGCCCTGAAGGAGCCGATCGGTCGCATGCCTCCTGTGCGGCCGTATAGGGAAACCGCGGTGTCGCTCGCTTCATCCCCCAGTTTTGAATTAGAATGGACGAGGCAGCATTAG
- a CDS encoding nucleotidyltransferase family protein, whose protein sequence is MSSSLFEAEWGQVLSDAAEHGVTGILYRRLKAADPAHRPPASAWQELRHAAHQIAAKNLSFAHELATILRACRAAGLDCIPLRGLALAEQLGWDLTARPMNDLDLLVRREDLALAAETLTALGYREIDRRPGFARTFSYTLEFIRSGTGQPLVEPHWTIAYPPFADRVDMAKVWQRRRRGTVAGLDTSLLDPTDLLLHLCFHLIHKGEEAPLLWWYELHRLIRQQGASLDWPDIVLITHQTGQGLFLAEALNQLRQLFGSPVPPSVLALLTETGLAGRRAPACSGLEERLVRLLAGDDQVDGRESFAQLLTIKGLRPRLRFAFALLFPTSAFMRFHYGLSGRTQVAVWYVKRLLFLVREGAKGLARLIFPAGKSLPSSPS, encoded by the coding sequence ATGTCGTCCTCCCTGTTCGAGGCGGAATGGGGACAAGTCCTCTCCGATGCGGCCGAGCACGGGGTGACTGGAATCCTCTATCGGCGGCTCAAGGCTGCAGATCCGGCGCACCGGCCACCGGCCTCCGCATGGCAGGAGCTCCGTCACGCCGCTCATCAAATCGCGGCCAAGAACCTGTCGTTCGCGCACGAGCTTGCGACCATCTTGCGCGCCTGCCGCGCCGCGGGCCTGGACTGCATCCCCCTGCGCGGCCTGGCCCTGGCCGAACAACTCGGCTGGGATCTCACCGCCAGGCCGATGAACGATCTGGATCTCCTGGTCCGCCGCGAGGATCTCGCCCTGGCAGCGGAAACCCTGACTGCTCTGGGCTACCGGGAGATCGACCGGCGACCCGGCTTTGCCCGGACCTTTTCCTACACGCTGGAGTTCATTAGAAGCGGAACCGGCCAGCCGTTGGTCGAGCCCCATTGGACCATCGCCTATCCTCCCTTCGCGGATCGGGTGGACATGGCCAAGGTTTGGCAGCGACGCCGGCGGGGGACGGTGGCGGGGCTCGACACCTCCCTGCTCGATCCGACCGATCTTCTGCTGCACCTCTGCTTCCACTTGATCCACAAGGGAGAGGAGGCACCCCTCCTGTGGTGGTACGAACTCCACCGCCTGATCCGGCAACAGGGGGCCTCGCTCGACTGGCCGGACATCGTCCTCATTACCCATCAGACCGGCCAGGGCCTGTTCCTCGCCGAAGCTCTGAATCAGCTCCGGCAACTGTTTGGTTCGCCTGTCCCTCCCTCCGTCTTGGCCCTCCTCACCGAAACGGGCTTAGCGGGCAGGCGAGCCCCGGCTTGCTCGGGACTGGAGGAACGCCTGGTCCGCCTCTTGGCCGGCGATGACCAGGTGGACGGCCGGGAAAGTTTCGCTCAACTCCTGACCATCAAGGGCCTCCGCCCCAGACTCCGCTTCGCGTTTGCCCTGCTCTTCCCCACCTCCGCCTTCATGCGGTTCCATTACGGACTGTCCGGCCGGACTCAGGTGGCCGTCTGGTACGTGAAGCGTCTCCTGTTTCTGGTCCGCGAGGGGGCCAAGGGCCTCGCCCGTCTGATCTTCCCGGCCGGGAAATCGCTCCCCTCCTCACCCAGCTAG
- a CDS encoding SagB/ThcOx family dehydrogenase, giving the protein MDQIQHVIRYHQETKHHFFRFARSLGYLDWANQPDPFRRFEGSPAVRLPVLKPEESPVSPRYDDLYRRGRVPAEPVSLRSLSRFFEYALAISAWKQAGETRWALRSNPSSGNLHPTEGYLLIGAVPDLAPAPGLYHYAPREHVLERRSDWESERFATLMQAFPPGAFLIAFSSIHWREAWKYGERAFRYCQHDAGHAIGTARIGAAALGWDLLLLEDMTDDLLEGLLGLNRPEDFVGAEREHPDCAAAVWPAGAASRSMSLPLFLDAGAVQDPANAKWYGRANRLSRDEPVRWEIIDEVTAASRKSRAGQRFVDLPAEPSDLSIRHPSLITGHERGRRLDGAPALSAGQIIRQRRSALAFDAKTSISSSNFFDMLARVMPRA; this is encoded by the coding sequence ATGGATCAGATCCAGCACGTCATCCGGTATCATCAGGAGACGAAACATCATTTTTTCCGGTTTGCCCGATCCCTGGGATACCTGGACTGGGCCAACCAGCCCGATCCCTTCCGCCGATTTGAGGGGAGCCCGGCGGTCCGCCTGCCGGTTCTGAAGCCGGAGGAGTCTCCCGTGTCCCCTCGCTACGACGATCTCTACCGTCGGGGGCGCGTCCCCGCCGAACCGGTCTCGCTCCGTAGCCTGTCCCGGTTCTTCGAATACGCCCTGGCCATTTCGGCCTGGAAGCAGGCGGGGGAGACCAGGTGGGCCCTCCGCAGCAACCCGTCCAGCGGGAACCTGCATCCGACCGAGGGGTATCTTTTGATCGGCGCCGTCCCGGATTTGGCGCCAGCGCCCGGCCTGTACCATTATGCGCCCAGGGAGCACGTGCTGGAGCGGCGGAGCGACTGGGAATCCGAGCGGTTCGCGACCCTCATGCAGGCCTTCCCGCCCGGCGCTTTCCTGATCGCCTTCTCCTCGATCCATTGGCGGGAGGCCTGGAAGTACGGGGAGCGGGCCTTCCGCTACTGTCAGCATGATGCCGGCCATGCGATCGGGACGGCCCGGATCGGAGCCGCGGCCCTCGGTTGGGACCTGCTGCTCCTGGAAGACATGACCGACGACCTGCTGGAGGGCCTGCTCGGCCTGAACCGGCCCGAGGATTTCGTCGGGGCCGAGAGGGAGCACCCGGACTGTGCGGCGGCGGTCTGGCCGGCGGGTGCCGCGAGCCGTTCGATGTCGCTCCCCCTCTTCCTCGATGCGGGAGCGGTGCAGGACCCTGCAAATGCGAAATGGTACGGGAGAGCGAACCGCCTCAGCCGGGACGAGCCAGTGCGCTGGGAGATCATCGACGAGGTTACGGCGGCCTCGCGGAAATCGAGGGCGGGGCAGCGGTTCGTAGACCTCCCCGCTGAGCCGTCTGATCTTTCCATTCGTCACCCGTCACTCATCACCGGTCACGAGAGGGGGCGCCGCTTGGACGGGGCGCCCGCCCTCTCAGCAGGCCAGATCATCCGCCAGCGGCGCAGCGCCTTGGCTTTCGACGCGAAGACCTCGATCTCCTCGTCCAACTTCTTTGACATGCTCGCCCGCGTGATGCCACGCGCCGA
- a CDS encoding 50S ribosomal protein L11 methyltransferase, with translation MSFILDEHRQYLADEARTRAFHRAIGEVVKPGDVVVDLGAGTGILGLLACRAGAKRVYSVEETAIIDLTRDLCRANGYEDRVTLIKESSTRAELPERADVVVADQIGEFGFDAGIFEYFRDARERFLKPDGVTIPSRIDLHVAPVEFRQMWERVEFWNTSPEGFDFSPVRARAVNACYSVKLRPEQLLGEPATLASLDPSRAPATWLRLEASCPVRRAGTLHGIGGWFFALLSPNVTLSNSPLAEAPINRRAVFFPIASPVAVEEGDRVRITMSIVPAETLMTWKVDVWGSAVQDRPKATFTHSTFQGMLLCKEDLQRTRPEFVPILTPWGEARRSILELCDGKTPLAEIEKEVHRRHQALFRSPAEAAQFVAEVVTRYAR, from the coding sequence ATGTCTTTCATTCTCGACGAGCATCGGCAATACCTCGCTGACGAAGCGCGCACGCGCGCCTTTCACCGGGCGATCGGCGAAGTCGTCAAGCCGGGCGACGTGGTCGTGGACCTGGGAGCTGGAACCGGCATCCTGGGACTCCTTGCCTGCCGGGCCGGGGCCAAGCGCGTCTATTCGGTCGAAGAAACCGCGATCATTGACTTGACCAGGGACCTCTGCCGGGCCAACGGATATGAAGACCGCGTGACGCTCATCAAAGAATCCTCGACCAGGGCCGAGCTTCCAGAGCGAGCCGACGTGGTGGTCGCGGATCAGATCGGCGAGTTCGGGTTCGATGCAGGGATCTTCGAATATTTTCGTGACGCCCGCGAGCGCTTCCTCAAGCCCGACGGAGTGACCATCCCGTCCCGCATTGACCTCCACGTCGCTCCTGTCGAGTTCCGTCAGATGTGGGAACGGGTTGAGTTCTGGAACACCTCACCGGAGGGATTCGATTTCTCTCCCGTTCGAGCTCGCGCCGTCAATGCCTGCTACTCGGTGAAGCTCCGCCCCGAGCAACTCCTCGGAGAGCCGGCGACGCTCGCATCTCTCGACCCCTCACGCGCACCGGCGACTTGGCTGAGGCTCGAAGCCTCGTGCCCGGTCCGGAGGGCCGGTACTCTCCACGGCATCGGCGGGTGGTTCTTCGCCCTGCTTTCCCCGAACGTCACCCTATCCAATTCCCCCCTGGCTGAAGCGCCGATCAACAGGCGGGCGGTGTTTTTCCCGATTGCCAGCCCGGTTGCCGTCGAAGAGGGAGACCGGGTCCGGATCACGATGAGCATCGTGCCGGCTGAGACGCTGATGACCTGGAAAGTTGACGTGTGGGGATCGGCCGTCCAGGACCGGCCGAAGGCAACCTTCACCCACTCCACCTTCCAGGGCATGCTGCTCTGCAAGGAGGATCTTCAGCGGACCCGGCCGGAGTTCGTCCCCATCCTCACTCCCTGGGGAGAGGCACGCCGATCCATCCTGGAGTTGTGCGACGGCAAGACCCCCCTGGCCGAGATCGAGAAGGAAGTTCACCGCCGGCACCAGGCCCTGTTCCGCTCGCCGGCCGAGGCCGCGCAGTTCGTGGCCGAGGTGGTCACCCGTTACGCCCGATGA
- a CDS encoding cupin domain-containing protein — translation MIIKHSRTVAPGTYADAPPGVEMRELITDRDGAPNFSMRVFDIQPGASTPFHRHEWEHEVFILAGSGLVRTEENATPFQAGDSVFIAPGEQHCFVADAGSAVRFICVIPRRNQCRL, via the coding sequence ATGATTATCAAACATTCCCGAACGGTCGCACCCGGGACCTATGCCGACGCCCCGCCCGGGGTGGAGATGCGGGAGCTGATCACCGATCGGGACGGAGCCCCGAACTTCTCCATGCGGGTCTTCGACATCCAACCGGGGGCCAGCACCCCGTTCCACCGGCATGAGTGGGAGCACGAAGTGTTCATCCTGGCCGGGAGCGGCCTGGTGCGGACGGAAGAGAACGCCACCCCGTTTCAAGCCGGAGATTCCGTGTTCATCGCGCCGGGGGAGCAGCATTGCTTCGTGGCCGATGCGGGGTCGGCCGTCCGGTTCATCTGCGTCATTCCCAGGCGGAACCAGTGCCGTCTCTGA
- a CDS encoding group 1 truncated hemoglobin, whose product MIRRGLLIWGLVGVVAAGAGCAGEMTASGSGSAPGGASAGASLYERLGKKEAITAVVDDFVARVAADPRINGKFASANIPHLKAMLLDQICEAVGGPCKYTGRDMKSAHAGMAITGQQFDALVGDLVATLDKFKVPEREKNELLGALGPMKRDIVTAM is encoded by the coding sequence ATGATTCGTCGTGGTCTGCTGATATGGGGATTGGTGGGAGTGGTTGCCGCCGGCGCCGGGTGCGCGGGCGAGATGACCGCATCGGGGAGCGGAAGCGCGCCGGGCGGGGCATCGGCGGGCGCCTCGCTGTACGAGCGGCTGGGCAAGAAGGAGGCGATCACGGCCGTCGTAGACGATTTCGTCGCGCGGGTGGCGGCCGATCCGCGGATCAACGGGAAGTTTGCCAGTGCCAACATCCCGCACCTGAAAGCTATGCTGCTGGATCAGATCTGCGAGGCCGTCGGCGGGCCTTGCAAGTACACGGGCAGGGACATGAAATCGGCCCATGCGGGCATGGCGATCACGGGGCAGCAGTTCGACGCCCTGGTGGGAGATCTGGTCGCAACGTTGGACAAGTTTAAGGTGCCGGAGCGGGAGAAGAACGAGCTGCTGGGAGCCTTGGGCCCGATGAAAAGGGACATCGTGACGGCGATGTAG
- a CDS encoding anti-sigma factor, whose product MVERESVSHETFEEALPLYAVGALDRQDRQPIEAHLLTGCPVCHAALKEYRAAAGLLPYGLPPVPAPPSLKGRIVGALAQKPSVQETAKPAEPPPRLEPGRWLNHVIPPEPPWYSVFFRPAFVLVLTLAVAGTGFYAWTLRSRVLDESVQRQHVEAALQAETARLATLQRQVAEQERLLAGLREEITHRSGDVGDLLGTLTEREAELDRLRAQASDQQREIAGLRKTLAQRDEMLAFLRSPNVKVVSLAGADQAKSAGALLLFDPESKKAFFYGFNMPPLPAGKTYQLWAIAGKPISAGVFGTDAGQKSRLVIRSIPDPADVAKFAVSMEPEGGRPQPTGEIYLVGQL is encoded by the coding sequence ATGGTGGAGAGGGAATCGGTGTCGCACGAGACTTTCGAAGAGGCCCTGCCGCTCTACGCCGTCGGGGCACTGGACCGCCAGGATCGCCAGCCGATCGAGGCGCACCTCCTGACCGGCTGTCCTGTCTGCCACGCCGCGTTGAAAGAATACCGTGCCGCGGCGGGACTCCTCCCCTACGGGCTTCCGCCGGTCCCCGCGCCCCCCTCTTTAAAGGGACGGATCGTCGGGGCGCTCGCGCAGAAGCCCTCCGTGCAGGAGACGGCCAAGCCGGCCGAGCCACCACCCCGTCTGGAGCCGGGCCGGTGGCTCAATCACGTGATCCCGCCGGAGCCTCCCTGGTACAGCGTCTTCTTCCGTCCAGCCTTCGTGCTGGTGCTCACCCTGGCCGTGGCGGGCACGGGCTTCTACGCCTGGACCCTCCGGTCTCGGGTGCTCGACGAGAGCGTGCAGCGTCAGCACGTGGAGGCGGCCCTGCAAGCCGAAACCGCGCGCCTGGCCACGTTGCAACGGCAGGTGGCGGAGCAGGAGCGCCTGTTGGCCGGCTTGCGGGAGGAGATCACGCATCGGTCCGGCGACGTGGGCGATCTCCTCGGAACCCTGACCGAGCGGGAAGCCGAGCTGGACCGACTGCGGGCGCAGGCGAGCGACCAGCAACGGGAGATCGCCGGGCTTCGCAAGACGCTCGCGCAGCGCGACGAGATGCTGGCTTTCCTGCGGTCCCCCAACGTCAAGGTGGTCTCGCTCGCCGGAGCGGATCAGGCCAAGTCGGCCGGCGCCCTGCTGTTGTTCGATCCGGAGAGCAAGAAGGCGTTTTTCTACGGCTTCAACATGCCGCCGCTTCCGGCCGGCAAGACCTACCAGCTCTGGGCCATCGCGGGCAAGCCGATCAGCGCCGGAGTGTTCGGAACCGACGCCGGCCAGAAGAGCCGGCTCGTGATCCGCAGCATCCCCGACCCGGCCGACGTCGCCAAGTTCGCGGTCAGCATGGAGCCGGAAGGCGGCCGACCGCAGCCCACCGGAGAGATCTATCTCGTCGGGCAGCTCTGA
- a CDS encoding HIT family protein, with amino-acid sequence MSRDDCKACAGRWPLPDHRIADCGLTVAYLFEDQFFPGWTVLVLKRHATELFELSREERSQVIEEVSLVAEALASEFRPVKINYGLLGNQLSHIHWHVIPRLATDPAPLEAVWSVKHEAKRLGQAELAEMIARIRNRLK; translated from the coding sequence GTGAGCCGCGACGATTGCAAGGCCTGTGCGGGACGATGGCCCCTGCCGGACCACCGGATCGCCGACTGCGGGTTGACCGTCGCCTACCTGTTCGAGGATCAGTTCTTTCCCGGCTGGACGGTCCTCGTGCTCAAGCGGCACGCGACCGAGCTGTTCGAGCTGAGCCGGGAGGAGCGGAGCCAGGTCATCGAAGAGGTCAGCCTGGTGGCCGAGGCGCTGGCCTCAGAGTTTCGCCCGGTCAAGATCAACTACGGGCTGCTGGGCAATCAACTGTCCCACATCCACTGGCACGTGATTCCGAGGCTGGCCACCGACCCGGCTCCGCTGGAGGCGGTGTGGAGCGTGAAGCACGAAGCGAAGAGGCTGGGGCAGGCGGAACTGGCCGAGATGATCGCCCGAATCCGCAACCGGCTCAAGTAG
- a CDS encoding lasso peptide biosynthesis B2 protein, whose product MLRKLRRLASLSPDEWLLLPQLFLAALTIGAGTRLLPLSYLARVLSRCARHPWLCRVPALHRQARLERLTALVDIAARATCGGGYCLRRSLLLFWLLSARDTSVRLLIGVAKEADVLHGHAWVERGGEIVGDSPEVAEQFATVLTFDPR is encoded by the coding sequence ATGCTGAGGAAACTTCGCCGGCTGGCTAGCCTCTCGCCCGACGAGTGGCTCCTGTTGCCGCAGTTGTTCTTGGCGGCTCTGACGATCGGCGCCGGGACGCGGCTTCTTCCGCTCTCCTACCTGGCTCGTGTTCTCTCCCGTTGCGCCCGACATCCCTGGTTGTGCCGCGTTCCCGCGCTGCACCGTCAAGCCAGGCTTGAGCGACTGACCGCCCTTGTGGACATCGCCGCGCGGGCAACCTGCGGCGGCGGATATTGCCTGCGACGGTCCCTGCTCCTCTTCTGGCTCCTCAGCGCCCGTGACACGTCGGTCCGGCTCCTCATCGGCGTCGCCAAAGAGGCCGATGTCCTTCACGGGCACGCCTGGGTCGAACGAGGGGGGGAAATCGTGGGGGACTCTCCCGAAGTCGCCGAACAGTTCGCCACAGTCCTCACGTTCGACCCGAGATGA
- a CDS encoding lasso RiPP family leader peptide-containing protein, with protein MQRETRPVGRKKPYAPPTLLEYGSVAKLTEKKSGSIPDGKSGMTMGHGKGGKGGMHPGMGMMLGFGLDDD; from the coding sequence ATGCAGCGTGAAACGCGTCCGGTGGGCAGGAAAAAGCCTTATGCGCCCCCAACCCTGCTGGAGTACGGCAGCGTCGCCAAGCTGACGGAGAAAAAGAGCGGCTCCATCCCTGACGGCAAATCCGGGATGACGATGGGACACGGCAAGGGCGGCAAGGGTGGGATGCATCCAGGAATGGGGATGATGCTTGGTTTCGGGCTTGATGATGACTAG
- the tadA gene encoding tRNA adenosine(34) deaminase TadA, giving the protein MELTADRFPAMTDNDIAYMQLALEAAKRAPAIGEVPIGAVLVRDGQVLAQAHNLREVWQDPTAHAEVVAIREAATRSGTWRLTGTTLYVTVEPCAMCIGAVILSRIDRLIFGAKDPKAGACGSIFNLPDERRLNHRVEVVGGVLEQESQDLLQAFFRGLRENVEERTRQ; this is encoded by the coding sequence GTGGAGTTGACTGCTGATCGCTTCCCAGCTATGACCGACAACGACATCGCATACATGCAGTTGGCCCTGGAGGCCGCAAAGCGGGCTCCAGCCATCGGGGAAGTCCCGATCGGGGCGGTCCTGGTGCGGGATGGGCAGGTCCTGGCGCAGGCCCACAACCTCCGGGAGGTCTGGCAGGACCCGACCGCCCATGCGGAAGTCGTGGCCATCCGCGAGGCCGCTACGCGGTCGGGCACCTGGCGGCTGACCGGTACGACCCTCTATGTGACCGTGGAGCCCTGTGCAATGTGCATCGGTGCCGTCATCCTATCCCGCATTGACCGGCTGATCTTCGGTGCCAAGGACCCCAAGGCCGGCGCCTGCGGCTCGATCTTCAACCTGCCGGACGAGCGCCGGCTGAATCACCGGGTTGAAGTCGTGGGCGGGGTCTTGGAGCAGGAGAGCCAGGACCTGCTCCAGGCCTTTTTCAGAGGTCTACGCGAAAACGTCGAAGAGCGAACGAGACAATGA
- a CDS encoding PqqD family protein: MTAPIRIADDVVFRDLAGEAVLLNLATGTYFGLDEVGTRIWTLIGLHGRKDKVIEILLGEYEVEEARLREDVDRLLGRLAEKGLVKIDAEETSPAG; this comes from the coding sequence ATGACCGCGCCCATTCGCATTGCAGACGACGTCGTGTTCCGGGATTTAGCGGGTGAAGCCGTGTTGCTGAACCTGGCCACCGGCACCTATTTCGGTCTGGATGAAGTGGGCACCAGAATCTGGACCCTCATCGGGCTCCACGGCCGGAAGGACAAGGTCATCGAGATTCTGCTCGGTGAGTACGAGGTGGAAGAAGCGCGGCTCCGCGAGGACGTGGACCGACTCCTCGGACGACTGGCCGAGAAGGGACTGGTGAAGATCGATGCTGAGGAAACTTCGCCGGCTGGCTAG
- a CDS encoding sigma-70 family RNA polymerase sigma factor, with the protein MGSTPRSVSSTVQPALLARVAKGDQQAFEQLYDQSSSLLFTLAVKILGDRDEAAELLQEVYLEIWRKSLRFDAGRGTPTAWLVTVTRSRAIDRLRAGTARGHGRTDPLDAAAAAELKDDRPSPLDDRAGQELRTAVEKALADLPEDQQQAVMLAFYEGLSHTEIAARLNQPLGTVKTRIRLGMGKLKDDLRPWWDQG; encoded by the coding sequence ATGGGATCCACGCCCCGATCGGTCTCCTCCACCGTTCAACCGGCCCTCTTGGCCCGCGTCGCCAAGGGGGATCAGCAGGCCTTCGAACAACTCTACGATCAGTCCAGCTCCCTGCTCTTCACGCTGGCGGTGAAGATCCTCGGCGACCGCGACGAGGCGGCCGAGCTGCTGCAGGAAGTGTATCTGGAAATCTGGCGGAAAAGCCTCCGCTTCGACGCCGGGCGCGGCACGCCGACGGCGTGGCTCGTGACGGTCACGCGCAGCCGCGCCATTGACCGGCTCAGGGCCGGGACTGCGAGGGGGCATGGGCGGACGGACCCCCTGGACGCCGCCGCGGCCGCCGAGTTGAAGGATGATCGCCCCAGCCCCCTGGACGATCGGGCCGGCCAGGAACTGCGCACGGCGGTGGAGAAGGCCCTGGCGGATCTCCCGGAAGATCAGCAACAGGCGGTCATGCTCGCATTCTACGAAGGGCTGTCCCACACGGAGATCGCCGCGCGGCTGAACCAGCCGCTGGGCACGGTCAAAACCAGGATCAGGCTCGGCATGGGCAAGCTCAAGGACGACCTGCGGCCCTGGTGGGATCAAGGGTGA